The DNA segment GAGCTTTTTTTTGGAATCGTGCGCGATCAGTCCGACATTCATTGCCATACCTCCTAATATTCTGGTTTTGTGCTGCGCTGAAGACCTACATTTAAGACAATACCTATTCCTATATACAAACTCACCAGCGAGCTTACTCCGTAGCTTAAAAACGGAAGGGGAAGCCCCGTGTTGGGGAATACCCCGGTGGCGACTGCAATATTCGTAAACGCCTGGAACCCCACCAGCGCCGCGACGCCGGTGCAGATCAGCCGGCCGCTTAAATCTCTGGCACGGCTTGCCGTCCGCAGGCATTCGTAAATGAGCAGAAGATACAGTGCCAGCACAGCCATGCAGCCGACAAAGCCCATTTCCTCGCCAAGAACGGAAAAAATAAAGTCCGTATGCTCCTCTGATAAGAAGTTGCCGTTTTTAACGGAAATTGCCGTATCATTGAACAGGCCTTTTCCATAAAGCTGCCCGGAACCGATGGCCATCATCGAATTGTCCTGCTGGAGGTTTAACTCCGCATACTTCTCAGGCATAATAAACGCCAGGATCCGGTTTACCTGATATCCCCGCAAAAACGGGACCATCCCCTGCTCTGCGAGAAAAAGCATGATCCCGCCCAGTGGGACAACGACGGCGATGGAGCCCAAAATCCATTTATAGTCGATGCCGGCGGCAAAGATCAGGCAGAGAATGAAAACGGCGATGACAATGCTCGTGGAAAGATCCGGCTGCTCCAAAATCAAGAACAGCGGAACCGCGGCAAACACCGCCACAGACAAAAGGACGAGCGGCCGGTTGATCTTTTCCTGGTATTTTTCCAGATACCAGGAAAAGAAAAGGATCAGGCCGATCTTTACAAATTCGGAGGGCTGGAAGCGGCCGATGACGGGGAGTTCGATCCACCGCATAGAGCCGCCGCCCAAAGCCCCGTTTAAAATAACTGCCGCAAGGATCACGATACAGCCAAGATAGATGACCCAGTTGAACTTAAGGAGCCATCGGTAATTGATAAAGGCAAGGGCGGCTGCCATGCAGAGCCCTCCCGCGAACCCAATGAGCTGTTTTTCCGTATAGCTTGTATCTCCGGCCACAGCACTGTTGATGACGACAATCCCGACGGCCGTCAGAGCCATCACATAGAGCAGGATCCGGATATTAAAGCTGCGAAAATTGTATTCAGAAAACATTAAAAGCAAGTCCCCTTAGTAAGCAGGACACGAATCGGAATGCTGGCATACAGCACCGGAAGACCGGCCGCGGACTGGGAGTCCTCCACCTGCGTAATTTTGATTTCCAGGCCGTTCGTGTCGATTTCCATGTATTTTGAAATGGCTTTTATCATGTCATCCTTGATCATTTCAAGGATTTCCGGCGTACAGCCAGCCCGGTCGGCAATCAGGACGAACTGAAGCCGCCGCTTGGCAATGGTTCCGGAATTCCGTTTTGTCAGGATTTCCAAAAGATTCAAGCCTCTCCTACGCTCTCTTTAAAAGCCCGGTCAGCCTCGAGAAAAATCCCCGGTTTAACTCAAGATCCATAATCGGTACCTCCTGACCAAGTACACGCTTGCAGATATTGAGATATGCCTGTCCGGCGAAGGAATTCATCCCCACGAGCGGTTCTCCCTGGTTCGTGGAAATGACGATCTCCTCATCGTCCGGAACGGCTCCCAGGATCGGGATCCCCAGAATGTCCGTCACGTCCTCAATGGACATCATGTCGCCGCGGCGCACCATGTCCATGCGGATCCGGTTGACGATCAGATCCAGCTTTTTGATCTCGGCCGCCTCCAAAAGGCCCACGATCCGGTCGGCATCGCGGATGGCGGAGACCTCCGGCGTCGTCACCACAAAGGCGCGGTCAGCGCCGGCGATGGCGTTTTTAAATCCCTGCTCGATCCCGGCAGGGCAGTCCAACAGTACATAATCAAATTCTTCTCTTAAATCGTCCACCAGCTTCATCATCTGGCCCGGGGACACGGAAGACTTGTCCCTCGTCTGGGCGGACGGAAGTAAAAACAGGTTCGGATATCTTTTGTCTTTTATAAGGGCCTGCTTCATTCGGCAATTCCCCTCCACGACGTCCACAAGGTTGTAGACGATGCGGTTTTCCAGTCCCATGAC comes from the Eubacteriaceae bacterium Marseille-Q4139 genome and includes:
- a CDS encoding rod shape-determining protein RodA: MFSEYNFRSFNIRILLYVMALTAVGIVVINSAVAGDTSYTEKQLIGFAGGLCMAAALAFINYRWLLKFNWVIYLGCIVILAAVILNGALGGGSMRWIELPVIGRFQPSEFVKIGLILFFSWYLEKYQEKINRPLVLLSVAVFAAVPLFLILEQPDLSTSIVIAVFILCLIFAAGIDYKWILGSIAVVVPLGGIMLFLAEQGMVPFLRGYQVNRILAFIMPEKYAELNLQQDNSMMAIGSGQLYGKGLFNDTAISVKNGNFLSEEHTDFIFSVLGEEMGFVGCMAVLALYLLLIYECLRTASRARDLSGRLICTGVAALVGFQAFTNIAVATGVFPNTGLPLPFLSYGVSSLVSLYIGIGIVLNVGLQRSTKPEY
- the minE gene encoding cell division topological specificity factor MinE codes for the protein MNLLEILTKRNSGTIAKRRLQFVLIADRAGCTPEILEMIKDDMIKAISKYMEIDTNGLEIKITQVEDSQSAAGLPVLYASIPIRVLLTKGTCF
- the minD gene encoding septum site-determining protein MinD, whose translation is MSEVIVVTSGKGGVGKTTTSANVGTGLAMLGEKVVLIDTDIGLRNLDVVMGLENRIVYNLVDVVEGNCRMKQALIKDKRYPNLFLLPSAQTRDKSSVSPGQMMKLVDDLREEFDYVLLDCPAGIEQGFKNAIAGADRAFVVTTPEVSAIRDADRIVGLLEAAEIKKLDLIVNRIRMDMVRRGDMMSIEDVTDILGIPILGAVPDDEEIVISTNQGEPLVGMNSFAGQAYLNICKRVLGQEVPIMDLELNRGFFSRLTGLLKRA